From the Helicobacter pylori genome, one window contains:
- the estV gene encoding lipase EstV, which produces MAKRSIAYLDSVFDISYTFIDHHSPLNALFLHGWGSSKEIMQQAFQSCFLNYNHLYVDLPGFNQSPNDEKVLETKDYANIINLFLKSVGKKAHVVFGHSFGGKVAILCENERMVLLSSAGILEPKPLKVRCKILLAKIFKKLGLNLGFLRSKDAMGLNQVMYETFKKVISEDFSEHFKRCEKEVLLFWGKDDKATPLSSAQTMRTLLKKSELFVLEGDHFFFLNQAKEIEKIVENHYHAKS; this is translated from the coding sequence ATGGCTAAACGCAGTATCGCTTATTTGGATAGCGTTTTTGACATTTCCTACACTTTTATAGACCACCATAGCCCTTTAAACGCCTTGTTTTTGCATGGCTGGGGGAGTTCTAAAGAAATCATGCAACAAGCGTTTCAAAGCTGTTTTTTAAATTATAACCATTTGTATGTGGATTTACCCGGTTTCAATCAAAGCCCTAACGATGAAAAAGTCTTAGAGACTAAAGATTATGCTAATATCATTAATTTATTCTTAAAAAGCGTGGGTAAAAAAGCGCATGTCGTTTTTGGGCATAGCTTTGGAGGGAAAGTGGCGATCTTGTGTGAAAACGAACGGATGGTTTTATTGAGCAGCGCGGGGATCTTAGAGCCAAAACCCTTAAAAGTGCGTTGTAAAATCCTTTTAGCTAAAATCTTTAAAAAATTAGGCTTGAATTTAGGGTTTTTGAGGAGTAAGGACGCTATGGGGCTTAATCAAGTGATGTATGAAACCTTTAAAAAAGTAATTAGCGAAGACTTTAGCGAGCATTTCAAACGATGCGAGAAGGAAGTTTTATTATTTTGGGGTAAAGATGATAAAGCAACCCCCTTAAGCTCCGCTCAAACAATGCGAACCTTATTGAAAAAGAGCGAATTATTCGTTTTAGAAGGGGATCATTTCTTTTTTTTAAACCAAGCAAAAGAGATTGAAAAAATAGTGGAGAATCATTATCATGCAAAGTCTTAG
- a CDS encoding FtsW/RodA/SpoVE family cell cycle protein — translation MALDKSIWMHFDLLPFVFIIPLLVVSFLLIFESSAVLSLKQGVYYAIGFLLFWVVFFIPFRKLDRWLFALYWACVILLALVDFMGSSKLGAQRWLVIPFTSITLQPSEPVKIAILLLLAHLIKINPPPFKGYDWGMFLKLSFYICLPAALILKQPDLGTALIVLIMGFGILLIVGLRTRVWLPLFAALLVASPIAYHFLHDYQKKRIADFLSEKPNYHVMQSVIAIGSGGFLGKSKEASTQTKFKFLPIATSDFIFAYFVERFGFLGAILLFAIYIGLSLHLFFYLFESNSDWFLKIVALGISILIFVYSSVNIAMTLGLAPVVGIPLPLFSYGGSSFITFMILFAILENLLAFRYIFGYNSKPSFGNFGFLAQLVRALGS, via the coding sequence ATGGCATTAGACAAAAGTATTTGGATGCATTTTGATCTTTTGCCTTTTGTGTTTATCATCCCCTTGTTGGTGGTTTCTTTTTTGTTGATTTTTGAGAGCAGCGCGGTTTTGAGCTTGAAGCAAGGGGTTTATTATGCCATAGGGTTTCTTCTCTTTTGGGTAGTGTTTTTTATCCCTTTCAGGAAACTCGATCGGTGGCTCTTTGCGCTTTATTGGGCGTGCGTTATTTTATTAGCGTTAGTGGATTTTATGGGATCGAGCAAGCTTGGAGCGCAGCGATGGCTAGTCATTCCTTTCACTTCTATCACCTTACAGCCCAGCGAACCCGTGAAAATCGCCATTCTTTTATTATTGGCGCATTTGATCAAAATCAACCCACCCCCCTTTAAGGGCTATGATTGGGGCATGTTTTTAAAGCTTAGTTTTTACATTTGCTTACCGGCGGCTTTGATTTTGAAACAGCCTGATTTAGGCACAGCCCTTATTGTACTCATCATGGGTTTTGGGATTTTGTTGATCGTGGGCTTAAGGACTAGGGTGTGGCTCCCTCTTTTTGCCGCTCTTTTAGTGGCTTCGCCTATCGCTTATCATTTTTTGCATGATTACCAAAAAAAGCGCATCGCAGACTTCCTTTCTGAAAAGCCTAATTACCATGTCATGCAATCCGTTATCGCCATAGGATCGGGCGGTTTTTTAGGCAAATCCAAAGAAGCCTCCACCCAAACCAAATTCAAATTCTTGCCTATCGCAACGAGCGATTTTATTTTCGCCTACTTCGTGGAGCGTTTCGGGTTTCTAGGGGCTATATTGCTTTTTGCGATTTATATAGGCTTGAGTTTGCATTTGTTTTTTTATCTGTTTGAGAGCAACAGCGATTGGTTTTTAAAGATTGTAGCCCTTGGGATTTCTATTTTAATCTTTGTTTATTCCAGCGTGAATATCGCCATGACTTTAGGGTTAGCCCCTGTGGTGGGGATTCCCTTACCCTTATTCAGCTATGGGGGGAGCAGTTTTATCACTTTTATGATCCTGTTTGCAATCCTAGAAAACCTGCTTGCTTTTCGCTATATTTTTGGATACAATAGCAAACCATCCTTTGGGAATTTTGGATTCTTAGCTCAGCTGGTCAGAGCGCTCGGCTCATAA
- a CDS encoding phosphatidylglycerophosphatase A, whose product MDKFGWRACFLTLFFSGYSKKAPGTIGSLVALLLGLPVLIFSANTLFLGAIFVGFIAIAQIDKEEEETKRHDSSYIVIDELVGMWLAMAISGLSLAGVILSFIFFRIYDITKPSLIGTIDKEVKGGLGVVADDALAGVLAGLSALLVISVLGFFNIKF is encoded by the coding sequence TTGGATAAATTTGGTTGGCGTGCGTGTTTTTTAACCCTTTTTTTTAGCGGGTATTCTAAAAAAGCTCCTGGAACGATAGGGAGTTTGGTGGCGTTGTTATTAGGCTTGCCCGTTTTAATTTTTTCGGCTAACACTTTGTTTTTAGGGGCGATTTTTGTTGGGTTTATCGCTATCGCTCAAATAGATAAGGAAGAAGAAGAGACTAAGAGGCATGACAGCTCTTACATTGTGATAGACGAATTAGTGGGCATGTGGCTTGCGATGGCGATTAGCGGGCTATCGTTAGCGGGTGTGATCTTGAGTTTTATCTTTTTTAGGATCTATGATATTACTAAACCCTCACTCATTGGCACAATAGACAAAGAAGTTAAAGGGGGCTTGGGGGTTGTGGCTGATGACGCTTTAGCGGGCGTTTTAGCGGGATTGAGTGCATTATTAGTCATCAGTGTTTTGGGATTTTTTAACATTAAGTTTTAA
- a CDS encoding RluA family pseudouridine synthase produces the protein MQKVFIAPTHYKRIDEFLAKELRISKNQVLNLIKEGLVFCQKKEVKKGGLALKEGDEITLLTPKIASKPLKKELDLEIEVIFEDEDLLVLNKPPNLVVHKAPSVKEPTLVDWLKSQNYELSNLGSKERYGIVHRLDKDTSGGIVIAKNNFTHVCLSEQLKTKTMGRYYIALLSTPLKEEKMSVECYLTRNPNNRLKMIALKVAKKEKSRYSKSEFTSLLTSQNGMDLIGAKLFTGRTHQIRAHLEYLNRHIIGDNLYGLNGALPKEEIRIMLHAYLIEFKHPRSEQKLRFKVPLLKDMLEYLKKVFDKENLDEVLDEEKILHAFIAK, from the coding sequence ATGCAAAAAGTTTTCATTGCCCCTACCCATTACAAACGCATTGATGAATTTCTAGCCAAAGAATTGCGAATTTCTAAAAACCAAGTGTTGAATTTGATTAAAGAGGGGCTAGTGTTTTGTCAAAAAAAGGAGGTCAAAAAAGGGGGGTTAGCCTTAAAAGAGGGCGATGAAATCACGCTTTTAACGCCCAAAATCGCGTCCAAACCCTTAAAAAAAGAGCTTGATTTAGAAATAGAGGTCATTTTTGAAGATGAAGACTTGTTAGTGTTGAATAAGCCCCCTAATCTAGTCGTCCATAAAGCCCCAAGCGTGAAAGAGCCTACTTTAGTGGATTGGTTAAAATCTCAAAATTACGAGCTTTCCAATCTTGGCTCAAAAGAGCGCTATGGGATTGTGCATCGTTTGGATAAGGACACGAGCGGAGGGATTGTCATCGCTAAAAACAATTTTACCCATGTTTGTTTGAGCGAGCAACTCAAAACTAAAACAATGGGGCGCTATTATATCGCCTTGCTTTCAACGCCCTTAAAAGAAGAAAAAATGAGCGTGGAATGTTATTTGACAAGAAACCCCAATAACCGCTTAAAAATGATAGCGCTCAAAGTGGCTAAAAAAGAAAAAAGCCGTTATTCTAAAAGCGAATTTACTAGCTTGCTGACTTCTCAAAATGGCATGGATTTGATAGGGGCTAAACTATTCACCGGGCGCACGCACCAGATCAGAGCGCATTTAGAATATTTAAACAGACACATCATAGGCGATAACCTTTACGGGCTTAATGGGGCGCTTCCTAAAGAAGAAATAAGGATCATGCTGCATGCCTATTTGATAGAGTTCAAACACCCTAGAAGCGAGCAAAAACTGCGCTTTAAAGTTCCCCTATTAAAGGATATGTTAGAATATCTTAAAAAAGTTTTTGACAAGGAGAATTTAGATGAGGTCTTGGATGAAGAAAAAATACTTCACGCTTTTATTGCAAAGTAG
- a CDS encoding pyridoxal-phosphate-dependent aminotransferase family protein, which yields MLLFTPGPVAINEEMRSSFSQPMPHHRTKDFEKIFQSVRENLKKMTGLEEVLLLSSSGTGAMEASVISLCQKELLFVNAGKFGERFGKIAKAHSIKAHELVYEWDTPAQVDGILNMLKANPNIDAFCIQACESSGGLRHPVEKIAQAIKETNPNVFVIVDAITALGVEPLEITHVDALIGGSQKAFMLPPAMSLIALSQKAIDRIEERNVGFYFNLKSELKNQKNNTTSYTAPILHTLGLQRYFELVQNLGGFEALYQETKRVALASQKAVLALGLKIFPKSPSLSMTTIVSEHAKELKNLLKEKYQVQFAGGQEPYKDTLIRINHMGIIPVYKSAYALNALELALNDLKLREFDGAANTTFLKQYYEI from the coding sequence ATGTTGCTTTTCACTCCAGGCCCTGTAGCCATTAATGAAGAGATGCGTTCAAGCTTTTCTCAGCCAATGCCCCACCACCGCACCAAAGATTTTGAAAAGATTTTCCAAAGCGTGCGAGAAAATTTGAAAAAAATGACCGGTTTAGAAGAAGTTTTGCTTTTAAGCAGCAGCGGGACAGGGGCTATGGAAGCGAGCGTGATTTCCTTGTGTCAAAAAGAGTTGCTTTTTGTTAATGCGGGCAAGTTTGGCGAAAGGTTTGGCAAGATCGCTAAAGCCCATTCCATCAAAGCCCATGAATTAGTCTATGAATGGGACACACCGGCTCAAGTGGATGGAATATTAAACATGCTTAAAGCCAACCCTAATATTGATGCGTTTTGCATTCAGGCATGCGAGTCTAGTGGGGGGTTACGACACCCTGTAGAAAAAATCGCTCAAGCCATTAAAGAAACTAACCCAAATGTTTTTGTGATTGTAGATGCGATCACCGCTTTAGGGGTTGAGCCTTTAGAAATAACGCATGTTGATGCGCTCATTGGAGGGAGTCAAAAAGCGTTCATGCTACCCCCTGCGATGAGCTTAATCGCATTGAGCCAGAAGGCGATTGATCGCATAGAAGAACGCAATGTGGGGTTTTATTTCAATTTAAAGAGCGAATTGAAAAACCAAAAGAACAACACCACAAGCTACACCGCTCCTATTTTGCACACTTTAGGGTTGCAACGCTATTTTGAATTGGTGCAGAATTTAGGGGGTTTTGAAGCGCTCTATCAAGAGACTAAACGAGTCGCTTTAGCCAGTCAAAAAGCCGTTTTAGCGCTCGGTTTAAAGATTTTCCCTAAAAGCCCGAGCTTGAGCATGACAACGATTGTTAGCGAGCATGCCAAAGAATTAAAAAACCTTTTGAAAGAAAAATACCAGGTGCAATTTGCGGGCGGTCAAGAGCCTTATAAAGACACGCTCATTCGCATCAACCACATGGGGATCATTCCTGTTTATAAAAGCGCTTACGCTTTAAACGCCCTAGAGTTAGCCCTAAACGATTTGAAGTTAAGGGAATTTGACGGCGCGGCGAATACAACCTTTTTGAAGCAATATTACGAAATTTAA
- a CDS encoding D-alanine--D-alanine ligase, which translates to MEFCVLFGGASFEHEISIVSAIALKGVLKDRIKYFIFLDENHHFYLIEELNMHSKYFAQIKEKKLPPLILTHNGLLKNSFLGAKIIELPLVINLVHGGDGEDGKLASLLEFYRIAFIGPRIEASVLSYNKYLTKLYAKDLGIKALDYVLLNEKNRANALDLIGFNFPFIVKPNSAGSSLGVNVVKEEKELIYALDSAFEYSKEVLIEPFIQGVKEYNLAGCKIKTDFCFSYVEEPNKQEFLDFKQKYLDFSRAKAPKANLSNALEEQLKENFKKLYNDLFDGAIIRCDFFVIENEVYLNEINPIPGSLANYLFDDFKTTLEHLAQSLPKTPKIQVKNSYLLQIQKNK; encoded by the coding sequence GTGGAGTTTTGCGTTTTATTTGGTGGGGCGAGTTTTGAGCATGAAATCAGCATTGTGAGCGCGATCGCGCTTAAAGGGGTGTTAAAAGATAGGATTAAATACTTTATTTTTTTAGATGAAAACCATCATTTTTACTTGATTGAAGAATTAAACATGCATTCAAAATACTTCGCTCAAATCAAAGAAAAAAAATTACCCCCTCTAATCCTCACACACAATGGCTTGCTTAAAAACTCGTTTTTAGGTGCTAAGATAATAGAATTGCCTTTAGTGATCAATCTTGTGCATGGGGGCGATGGCGAAGACGGGAAATTAGCGAGCTTGTTAGAATTTTATCGTATCGCTTTCATAGGCCCCAGGATTGAAGCGAGCGTGCTGAGTTACAACAAATATTTAACCAAACTTTACGCTAAAGATTTAGGAATAAAGGCTTTAGATTATGTTCTTTTGAATGAAAAAAACCGCGCTAACGCTTTGGATTTGATTGGGTTTAATTTCCCTTTCATTGTCAAGCCTAATAGCGCCGGGAGTTCTTTAGGGGTGAATGTTGTGAAAGAAGAAAAAGAATTGATTTACGCTTTAGACAGCGCATTTGAATATTCTAAAGAAGTTTTAATAGAGCCTTTCATTCAGGGCGTGAAAGAATACAATTTGGCCGGCTGTAAAATCAAAACGGATTTTTGTTTTTCCTATGTGGAAGAGCCTAACAAACAGGAATTTTTAGATTTCAAACAAAAATATTTGGATTTTTCACGCGCCAAAGCCCCTAAAGCGAACCTTTCTAACGCCCTAGAAGAACAATTAAAAGAAAATTTTAAAAAACTCTATAACGATTTGTTTGATGGCGCGATCATCCGTTGCGATTTTTTTGTCATAGAAAATGAAGTGTATCTTAATGAGATCAACCCCATTCCTGGCAGTTTAGCGAATTATTTGTTTGATGATTTTAAAACAACGCTAGAACATTTAGCGCAATCGTTACCCAAAACCCCTAAAATCCAAGTTAAAAACTCTTATTTGTTGCAAATCCAAAAGAATAAATGA
- a CDS encoding GTPase, whose protein sequence is MEHDNSLGGAFNKETGELNTDKLREHFKNLKGIKESKMNILLMGYTGSGKSSLINALFGKEIAKAGVGKPITQHLEKYIDEQKGLILWDTQGIEATDYHDTMQSIKKEMEDSFKTLSEKEAIDVAYLCVKETSGRVQERERVIKLR, encoded by the coding sequence ATGGAACACGATAACTCTTTAGGCGGTGCGTTCAATAAAGAAACGGGCGAATTAAATACGGATAAACTTCGTGAACACTTCAAAAATCTCAAAGGCATTAAAGAGAGCAAAATGAATATTTTGCTTATGGGGTATACTGGGAGTGGTAAAAGCTCGCTCATTAACGCTCTATTTGGTAAAGAAATCGCTAAAGCAGGCGTAGGAAAGCCCATCACTCAGCATCTTGAAAAATACATTGATGAACAGAAGGGCTTGATTTTGTGGGACACTCAAGGCATTGAAGCTACAGATTACCACGACACCATGCAAAGCATTAAAAAAGAAATGGAAGATTCTTTTAAAACGCTTAGCGAAAAAGAAGCCATTGATGTGGCGTATTTGTGCGTTAAAGAGACTTCTGGTAGGGTTCAAGAGAGAGAGAGAGTTATTAAGCTTCGCTAA
- a CDS encoding HIT family protein: protein MQHLYAPWRESYLKEKNKSCVFCEISQNPTKDSENRVLYRNSDLFVVMNAYPYNPGHLLIVPHAHQASVELLDLNTWLNMNALAPKILKALYAYGAQGINLGLNLHRNAGAGIPEHLHMHLVPRFLGDSNFMSVIAQTRVCGMDLNETYLALKNLLEKELH from the coding sequence ATGCAACATTTATACGCCCCTTGGCGCGAAAGTTATTTGAAAGAGAAAAATAAGAGTTGTGTCTTTTGTGAAATTTCTCAAAACCCTACAAAAGATTCAGAAAACAGAGTGCTTTATAGGAATAGCGATCTCTTTGTGGTGATGAACGCCTACCCTTATAACCCAGGGCATTTGTTGATCGTCCCTCATGCGCATCAAGCGAGCGTTGAACTTTTAGATCTGAATACTTGGCTGAACATGAATGCTTTAGCGCCTAAAATCTTAAAAGCGTTGTATGCTTATGGCGCTCAAGGGATCAATTTAGGTTTGAATTTACACAGAAACGCCGGAGCAGGGATCCCTGAGCATTTACACATGCATTTAGTGCCTAGATTCTTAGGGGATAGCAATTTTATGAGCGTTATCGCTCAAACCAGGGTGTGCGGGATGGATCTTAATGAAACCTATCTTGCGTTAAAAAACTTATTAGAAAAGGAGCTTCATTGA
- a CDS encoding YcjF family protein translates to MWRICALKRLLVGFKRERELLSFAKNWNIPTIVVFTHTQAEAGEAFVQETKGIINEEWGFKGFVRAYVRVNSVAFSFRGLKVPVEGLEELVAETKKYLSDAEKNKKRHFLSIQKANIQKRKQAMIEECKTIIHVASGLAGTAEASPISFSDMPLIAGVQKRMIHEMNDAFEVSLGKSVGASLVAGLLGVTAVAQVGRTLVNGFLKFIPVVGSVAGGATAAVITEGIGFAYLKVLEKCFNDETGEVNLPGEVGMITSLFKENYLNLDTIKKLKP, encoded by the coding sequence ATGTGGCGTATTTGTGCGTTAAAGAGACTTCTGGTAGGGTTCAAGAGAGAGAGAGAGTTATTAAGCTTCGCTAAAAATTGGAATATCCCAACGATTGTCGTTTTCACACACACTCAAGCCGAAGCCGGCGAGGCGTTTGTCCAAGAAACTAAAGGGATCATAAACGAAGAATGGGGGTTTAAAGGTTTTGTCAGAGCTTATGTGAGGGTCAATTCCGTTGCCTTTTCATTTAGGGGGTTGAAAGTCCCTGTTGAAGGCTTAGAAGAATTGGTAGCTGAAACAAAAAAATACCTTTCAGACGCTGAAAAAAATAAGAAAAGGCATTTCTTGAGTATTCAAAAAGCTAATATCCAAAAAAGAAAACAGGCCATGATAGAGGAATGTAAAACCATTATCCATGTTGCATCAGGCCTTGCAGGAACGGCTGAGGCTAGTCCCATATCCTTTAGCGATATGCCCTTGATTGCAGGTGTTCAAAAAAGGATGATCCATGAAATGAATGACGCTTTTGAAGTGAGTTTGGGTAAATCTGTGGGCGCGAGTTTGGTCGCAGGATTGTTAGGCGTAACCGCTGTCGCGCAGGTGGGGAGGACGCTCGTTAATGGTTTCCTTAAATTCATTCCTGTTGTGGGGAGTGTTGCAGGGGGTGCAACCGCTGCCGTTATCACAGAAGGCATTGGGTTTGCGTATTTGAAAGTGCTAGAAAAGTGCTTTAATGATGAGACGGGTGAAGTCAATTTGCCTGGTGAAGTTGGCATGATCACTTCTCTCTTTAAGGAGAATTATCTCAACTTGGATACAATCAAAAAATTAAAACCATAA
- a CDS encoding ribose-phosphate pyrophosphokinase translates to MKARGFKTKMRGFKIFSGSAHPAFGKEVSKHLGVPLSKAVIGKFSDGEINIQISESVRGKDIFIIQPTCVPVNDNLMELLVMVDALRRSSANSITAVLPYFGYARQDRKAAPRVPITAKMVANLMQEVGIERIITMDLHAGQIQGFFDVPVDNLYGSIVFRDYIRSKALKNPIIASPDVGGVTRARYFANQMGLDLIIVDKRREKANESEVMNIIGSAKERDVILVDDMIDTAGTICKAALALKEQGATSVMALGTHAVLSGNAIKRIKESALDEVVVTNSIPLVQKCDKITTLSVASLFAEVIRRIYHNESVQSLFS, encoded by the coding sequence ATGAAGGCTCGTGGGTTTAAGACAAAGATGCGTGGTTTTAAGATTTTTTCAGGGAGCGCTCACCCTGCATTTGGCAAAGAAGTGTCAAAGCATTTAGGCGTTCCCTTATCCAAAGCGGTGATCGGGAAATTCAGCGATGGCGAAATCAATATCCAAATCAGCGAATCGGTGCGCGGTAAGGATATTTTTATTATCCAGCCCACTTGCGTGCCTGTCAATGACAATTTAATGGAATTGTTAGTCATGGTAGATGCTTTAAGGCGCAGTTCAGCCAATTCTATCACAGCGGTGTTGCCGTATTTTGGCTATGCCAGACAGGACAGAAAAGCGGCTCCACGAGTGCCTATCACGGCCAAAATGGTCGCTAATTTGATGCAAGAAGTGGGGATTGAAAGGATCATCACGATGGATTTGCATGCCGGGCAAATCCAAGGCTTTTTTGATGTGCCGGTGGATAATTTATACGGATCTATCGTTTTTAGAGATTATATCCGCTCTAAAGCGCTCAAAAACCCTATAATCGCCAGCCCTGATGTGGGTGGGGTTACAAGAGCTAGGTATTTCGCCAATCAAATGGGGTTGGATTTGATTATCGTGGATAAGCGCCGTGAAAAAGCTAATGAAAGCGAAGTGATGAATATTATCGGCTCAGCCAAGGAGCGCGATGTGATTTTAGTGGATGACATGATTGATACCGCAGGCACGATCTGTAAAGCCGCTTTGGCTTTAAAAGAGCAAGGGGCAACTTCTGTCATGGCGTTAGGCACGCATGCGGTTTTGAGCGGGAATGCGATCAAGCGCATTAAAGAAAGCGCGTTAGATGAAGTGGTGGTAACTAACTCTATCCCTTTAGTTCAAAAATGCGATAAAATCACCACCTTAAGCGTAGCGTCCTTATTTGCGGAAGTGATCAGAAGGATTTATCATAACGAAAGCGTCCAATCGCTTTTCTCTTAA
- a CDS encoding Mur ligase family protein produces the protein MQSLSWLNLAFRWLFITGLGYYIMTLLQWYHYSVFRILTKHHKMRWHGIYFLLPLGVFILSYAFKMPFVFDFFCGVIQMPMLIIWAKRNDKPLVFTPRVKRFFIFLLLFLILHEILNTELAPLNGISLVLGYLCLFILVLSASLIFEKVLSKQYLQTAKDKIASLKNLKVIAITGSFGKTSTKNFLHQILQTQFNAHASPKSVNTLLGIANDINQNLDDRSEIYIAEAGARNKGDIKEITHLIEPHLAVVAEVGEQHLEYFKTLENICETKAELLDSKRLEKAFCYSVEKIKPYAPKDSPLTDVSSLVRNIQSTLKGTSFETLIDSVWESFETKVLGKFNAYNIASAILIAKHLGLETERIKRLVFELKPINHRLQLLEVNQKIIIDDSFNGNLKGMLEGIRLASLHQGRKVIVTPGLVESNTESNEALAQKIDEVFDVAIITGELNSKTIASQLKTPQKILLKDKAQLENILQATTIQGDLILFANDAPNYI, from the coding sequence ATGCAAAGTCTTAGTTGGCTGAATTTAGCGTTTCGTTGGCTCTTTATAACGGGGCTTGGCTATTATATAATGACTTTATTGCAATGGTATCATTACAGCGTGTTTAGGATCTTAACCAAGCACCACAAGATGCGTTGGCATGGGATTTATTTTTTATTGCCTTTAGGGGTGTTTATCCTATCGTATGCTTTCAAAATGCCGTTTGTTTTTGATTTCTTTTGCGGCGTTATTCAAATGCCCATGCTCATTATCTGGGCCAAACGCAACGACAAGCCTCTAGTTTTCACGCCAAGGGTGAAGCGCTTTTTTATTTTCTTATTACTCTTTTTAATCTTGCATGAAATCTTAAACACAGAATTAGCCCCTTTGAATGGGATTTCGCTCGTGCTGGGCTATTTGTGCTTGTTCATACTCGTTTTGAGCGCTTCTTTAATCTTTGAAAAAGTCTTATCCAAGCAGTATTTGCAAACCGCTAAAGATAAAATCGCCTCTTTAAAAAATTTAAAAGTCATCGCCATTACCGGAAGTTTTGGGAAAACCAGCACTAAAAATTTCTTGCATCAAATCTTACAAACCCAATTCAACGCGCATGCAAGCCCCAAAAGCGTCAACACCCTTTTAGGCATTGCGAACGATATTAACCAGAATTTAGACGATAGGAGTGAAATCTATATCGCTGAAGCCGGGGCAAGGAATAAGGGCGATATTAAAGAAATCACCCATCTCATTGAACCGCACCTTGCCGTGGTCGCAGAAGTGGGCGAACAGCATTTAGAATATTTTAAAACTTTAGAAAATATTTGCGAGACTAAAGCGGAATTATTGGATTCCAAACGCTTAGAAAAAGCCTTTTGCTATTCTGTGGAAAAAATCAAGCCCTACGCCCCTAAAGATAGCCCTTTAACAGACGTTTCTAGCCTGGTTAGAAACATCCAATCCACTTTAAAAGGCACTTCTTTTGAAACGCTGATAGATAGCGTTTGGGAAAGCTTTGAAACAAAGGTTTTAGGCAAATTTAACGCTTACAATATCGCTTCAGCCATTTTAATCGCTAAGCATTTAGGCTTAGAGACAGAAAGGATCAAACGGCTTGTTTTTGAGCTTAAGCCTATTAACCATCGTTTGCAACTGTTGGAAGTGAATCAAAAAATCATTATAGACGATAGCTTTAATGGGAATTTAAAGGGCATGTTAGAGGGCATTCGTTTAGCGAGCTTGCATCAAGGGCGTAAGGTTATTGTAACACCGGGATTAGTGGAAAGCAATACAGAAAGTAATGAGGCTTTAGCGCAAAAAATAGACGAGGTTTTTGATGTCGCTATCATCACAGGGGAGTTGAATTCCAAAACGATTGCTTCCCAATTGAAAACCCCCCAAAAAATCTTACTCAAGGATAAGGCGCAATTGGAAAATATCTTACAAGCCACCACGATTCAAGGCGATTTGATTTTATTCGCTAATGACGCCCCTAATTACATTTAG
- a CDS encoding phosphoribosyltransferase, whose product MHYSYEAFLKDSLELAKQVERICGIPEALVCVMRGGMTLTHFLSLHWDLREVYGINAISYDTTKQQNALKIENTPTIKDHLKTILVVDEIVDSGNSLEAVLKVLQDKHPDKKFYSASLFQKTSAKYKADAFLKDAPEWIDFFWEVDLKNLKSH is encoded by the coding sequence ATGCATTATTCTTATGAAGCCTTTTTAAAAGACAGCTTGGAGTTAGCTAAACAAGTGGAGCGAATTTGTGGTATCCCAGAAGCCCTTGTGTGCGTGATGCGAGGGGGCATGACTTTGACGCATTTTTTGAGTTTGCATTGGGATTTAAGGGAAGTTTATGGCATCAATGCGATTTCTTATGACACCACCAAGCAACAAAACGCCCTAAAAATTGAAAATACCCCCACGATTAAAGATCATTTAAAAACCATTTTGGTGGTAGATGAAATCGTAGATAGCGGTAATTCTTTAGAGGCGGTGCTTAAAGTGCTACAAGACAAACACCCTGATAAAAAGTTTTATAGCGCGAGTTTGTTCCAAAAAACAAGTGCGAAATACAAAGCCGATGCGTTTTTAAAAGACGCTCCTGAATGGATTGATTTCTTTTGGGAAGTGGATTTGAAAAACTTGAAAAGCCACTGA